From the Thermovirga lienii DSM 17291 genome, one window contains:
- a CDS encoding Peptidoglycan glycosyltransferase (PFAM: Penicillin binding protein transpeptidase domain; Penicillin-binding Protein dimerisation domain~COGs: COG0768 Cell division protein FtsI/penicillin-binding protein 2~InterPro IPR005311: IPR001460~KEGG: tai:Taci_0866 peptidoglycan glycosyltransferase~PFAM: penicillin-binding protein transpeptidase; Penicillin-binding protein dimerisation domain~PRIAM: Peptidoglycan glycosyltransferase~SPTR: Peptidoglycan glycosyltransferase): MKRNIGVHWFLFFLAFLVVFFRLYQLHFNPDPRTKHQSESQYWSKLNLSSPRGIIADRNGVPLAISVPAITLFVDPLFWNPKNAELIKPILSEERYRRLKGELKGRYFPVARKLNFEKASEIIEKDIQGLFWVKEYKRFYPHGEFMAQMLGFCDIDDRGLAGLEYLWDFLLYAPPKVLTVTKDASGKVISFPTYGDKSWGKEYKGEVHLTIDSRIQHIVEKYLKKAFKIHRADWAAAVLMNPKTGEILASSSLPEFDPNKRETLINAESLRNNVISRVYEPGSTLKPVMMSIALTEGKATPQKDHFYCTGKIRVADTTIHDVKPHGSLDLKGVIINSCNVGMATIGMRLDPKRTYGHLSRFGFGMKTGVELPGEERGLLNTPELWQGSVPANIAIGQGIGVTPLQLARAISAVANGGYLVKPFLVKEAVTAQGEVVYQGRPENLGQVMSKETSNWLKSAMEDVVKQGTGQVVGRKDVRIAGKTGTAQVAKGGIYQKGVFVSSFVGFWPVEDPNNLLLIVIGHPKGKAHFGSEVAAPVFRDVMEDVLKLPTR, encoded by the coding sequence ATGAAACGTAATATAGGTGTGCACTGGTTTTTGTTTTTTTTGGCGTTTCTAGTGGTATTTTTCAGGCTTTATCAGCTTCATTTCAACCCCGATCCTAGGACAAAACATCAATCAGAATCTCAATATTGGTCAAAATTGAACTTAAGTTCTCCTCGCGGCATCATTGCTGACAGAAATGGAGTGCCCTTAGCTATTTCTGTCCCAGCTATAACGTTATTCGTGGATCCTCTTTTTTGGAATCCCAAGAACGCAGAGTTGATAAAGCCTATTCTTTCAGAGGAACGTTATAGGCGGCTTAAGGGTGAGCTTAAAGGTAGGTATTTCCCTGTTGCAAGAAAGCTAAACTTTGAAAAAGCAAGTGAAATAATAGAAAAGGATATTCAAGGATTATTTTGGGTAAAGGAGTATAAAAGGTTTTATCCCCATGGCGAGTTTATGGCCCAGATGCTGGGCTTTTGTGACATAGACGATAGGGGGCTAGCTGGATTAGAGTACCTTTGGGATTTTTTGTTATATGCGCCTCCCAAAGTTTTGACAGTAACTAAGGATGCTTCAGGCAAAGTAATAAGTTTCCCTACATATGGTGATAAAAGCTGGGGAAAGGAATATAAGGGTGAAGTTCACCTTACAATAGACTCTAGAATTCAACACATAGTGGAGAAATACTTGAAAAAAGCATTCAAGATTCATCGTGCCGACTGGGCTGCAGCAGTTTTGATGAATCCAAAGACAGGAGAAATATTGGCTTCTTCGAGTTTGCCTGAATTTGATCCTAATAAGCGGGAAACTCTCATTAATGCTGAATCTCTGCGCAACAATGTCATATCTAGAGTTTACGAGCCGGGGTCGACGTTGAAACCTGTAATGATGAGCATAGCTCTAACAGAAGGGAAAGCAACACCGCAAAAAGATCATTTTTATTGTACTGGCAAAATACGAGTAGCTGATACGACTATACATGATGTCAAGCCCCATGGCAGTTTGGACTTGAAGGGTGTCATAATTAATTCCTGCAATGTAGGTATGGCCACCATAGGCATGAGATTGGATCCCAAGCGAACATATGGTCACCTGAGTAGATTTGGATTCGGAATGAAGACTGGTGTAGAGCTTCCTGGGGAAGAAAGGGGATTGTTAAACACTCCAGAATTATGGCAAGGTTCTGTTCCTGCAAATATAGCCATTGGGCAAGGTATAGGCGTTACACCTTTGCAGTTGGCTCGAGCAATATCGGCGGTTGCCAATGGAGGGTATTTGGTGAAGCCCTTTTTAGTAAAGGAAGCAGTAACAGCTCAAGGCGAAGTAGTATACCAAGGAAGACCTGAAAACCTCGGCCAAGTTATGTCGAAAGAGACGTCCAATTGGCTTAAGTCCGCAATGGAAGATGTTGTGAAGCAAGGAACAGGGCAAGTTGTGGGCAGGAAAGACGTAAGGATAGCGGGAAAAACAGGGACCGCTCAAGTAGCTAAAGGAGGTATATACCAGAAGGGTGTTTTTGTGTCCTCTTTTGTGGGTTTTTGGCCAGTTGAGGATCCTAATAATTTACTTTTGATAGTTATTGGACACCCTAAGGGCAAAGCTCACTTTGGCAGTGAGGTGGCGGCTCCAGTTTTCAGGGACGTCATGGAAGATGTTCTTAAGTTACCCACGAGATAA
- a CDS encoding Phospho-N-acetylmuramoyl-pentapeptide-transferase (PFAM: Glycosyl transferase family 4; Phospho-N-acetylmuramoyl-pentapeptide-transferase signature 1~TIGRFAM: phospho-N-acetylmuramoyl-pentapeptide-transferase~COGs: COG0472 UDP-N-acetylmuramyl pentapeptide phosphotransferase/UDP-N- acetylglucosamine-1-phosphate transferase~InterPro IPR018480: IPR003524: IPR018481~KEGG: tai:Taci_0869 phospho-N-acetylmuramoyl-pentapeptide-transferas E~PFAM: Glycosyl transferase, family 4, conserved region; Phospho-N-acetylmuramoyl-pentapeptide transferase, conserved site~SPTR:Phospho-N-acetylmuramoyl-pentapeptide-transfer ase) — MMISSSVMFVGIGAFFLNTLLQSLWISYCKRKSMSQAMKEYGPSHHISLKAGTPSMGGVVFIITFLLFSVLIYIIEGPALKKFLPIVGIPFTAGCIGFLDDFLKHRKNSSEGFSSLGKLTLQILLAAPWVYFIVFWGNNMLLHEVKLWGPATAFLFLFLIVGSMNAVNITDGLDGLAAGSCAISFLAMSVLLHFSKSELMISIVGLAIAISFLWHNAHPAKVFMGDTGSHFLGGLLASISICTGNALMLIPFSFLMGVEILSVILQLLSIHFRGKKIFKMSPLHHHFELVGWKETQVVVRFWLIHVVGMVTFIVTFNMLGLIE, encoded by the coding sequence ATGATGATAAGTTCCAGCGTAATGTTTGTGGGAATAGGCGCATTTTTTCTAAATACCTTGTTGCAGTCTTTGTGGATATCTTATTGCAAACGAAAAAGCATGTCTCAAGCTATGAAAGAATATGGTCCTAGTCACCATATTAGTCTCAAGGCAGGGACTCCCTCCATGGGAGGAGTAGTTTTTATTATTACCTTCCTGCTCTTTTCTGTTCTCATCTACATTATAGAGGGTCCGGCGTTAAAGAAGTTTTTGCCCATTGTTGGAATACCCTTTACTGCAGGATGCATTGGTTTTTTAGACGATTTCCTCAAGCATCGGAAAAATTCCAGCGAAGGTTTTTCAAGCCTAGGCAAGCTGACGCTCCAGATTTTACTTGCAGCTCCTTGGGTATATTTCATAGTTTTCTGGGGAAACAACATGCTTTTGCATGAGGTGAAACTTTGGGGACCTGCGACAGCTTTCTTGTTTTTGTTCTTGATTGTGGGTTCTATGAATGCTGTTAACATAACAGATGGGTTGGATGGTCTTGCAGCAGGCAGCTGTGCTATCTCTTTCTTGGCAATGTCAGTCTTGCTACATTTTTCGAAATCAGAACTTATGATAAGTATCGTTGGCCTAGCCATTGCAATTTCATTTTTGTGGCATAATGCCCATCCGGCCAAAGTCTTTATGGGGGATACAGGATCTCATTTCTTAGGGGGACTTTTGGCATCCATAAGTATATGTACAGGCAATGCCCTGATGCTCATACCCTTTTCTTTTTTAATGGGAGTGGAGATACTATCGGTAATCTTACAACTACTATCTATTCATTTTAGAGGGAAGAAAATATTTAAAATGAGCCCTCTGCATCATCACTTTGAACTTGTGGGCTGGAAGGAAACCCAGGTGGTAGTCCGGTTTTGGCTAATTCATGTCGTAGGCATGGTTACCTTCATAGTAACTTTTAATATGCTAGGTTTGATTGAATAA
- a CDS encoding cell cycle protein (PFAM: Cell cycle protein~COGs: COG0772 Bacterial cell division membrane protein~InterPro IPR001182~KEGG: aco:Amico_0818 cell cycle protein~PFAM: cell cycle protein~SPTR: Cell cycle protein), whose protein sequence is MRESSQDHHSDASDALAGLQANSLIKEDRNPLVMLLWGIPLVLNTFGVIMITSVGTNISIARWDAPFVLAIKQIQWSIIAVLGMIVCYAIPFRIWRRYSGVFWFLSLGLMYLTLLPGMPKVYGASRWINLGVFSIQPSEVLFVFSVIHLSKKLHEKDISKRRAFFRTILMYALAFFPFVLQPDYGGAILLFVLMMGIYVEAHGWAYPLTCGGALGAIMFIPLLFSPYRMARVLAFLDPWEDPRGKGFQIIQGFIAFANGGLWGVGLGQGLQKLRYLPAAHTDFIFAAIGEELGFVGTSLVLVLFICWFAVILRFYVDFKGTITGTLLWGFAISVALPLLVNLGGVLKLFPMTGVPLPFISYGGSALVMMWARVGFLLGSIRDGLSEQKA, encoded by the coding sequence ATGAGGGAGTCATCACAGGATCATCACAGTGATGCAAGTGATGCACTTGCGGGATTGCAAGCAAATAGCCTAATCAAAGAGGATAGAAACCCCTTAGTAATGTTGCTATGGGGGATCCCTCTTGTACTTAATACTTTTGGGGTAATAATGATAACCTCTGTGGGCACTAACATTTCCATAGCGAGGTGGGATGCCCCCTTTGTTCTTGCCATAAAACAGATCCAATGGTCCATAATTGCTGTTTTAGGAATGATTGTTTGCTATGCAATACCTTTCAGAATCTGGAGAAGATATTCTGGCGTCTTTTGGTTTCTATCTCTCGGGTTGATGTATCTGACGCTACTCCCGGGGATGCCTAAAGTTTATGGGGCCTCAAGGTGGATAAATCTTGGAGTGTTTTCAATCCAGCCATCGGAGGTCCTATTTGTTTTTTCAGTTATACACTTGAGTAAGAAATTGCATGAAAAAGATATATCCAAAAGAAGGGCTTTTTTCCGAACGATATTAATGTATGCTTTGGCTTTTTTCCCTTTCGTTTTGCAACCTGACTATGGAGGTGCTATTCTCTTATTTGTTTTAATGATGGGTATTTATGTAGAGGCTCATGGTTGGGCTTACCCTCTTACATGTGGAGGGGCTTTGGGCGCCATCATGTTTATCCCTCTTCTGTTTAGCCCTTACAGGATGGCGCGAGTGCTCGCTTTCTTGGATCCCTGGGAGGATCCAAGAGGTAAGGGATTTCAGATTATTCAGGGGTTCATTGCCTTTGCCAATGGAGGCCTTTGGGGAGTTGGGCTAGGACAGGGACTTCAAAAATTGAGGTATCTTCCAGCTGCCCATACAGATTTCATTTTTGCTGCTATCGGTGAAGAACTAGGATTTGTGGGTACATCATTGGTCTTGGTCCTGTTTATTTGCTGGTTTGCAGTAATTCTAAGGTTTTACGTAGATTTTAAAGGCACGATTACTGGAACATTGCTATGGGGCTTTGCTATATCTGTAGCCTTGCCATTGCTCGTCAATTTGGGGGGAGTGCTCAAGCTTTTTCCTATGACAGGGGTGCCTTTACCTTTTATAAGTTATGGTGGTAGCGCCCTTGTAATGATGTGGGCGAGGGTAGGATTTTTGTTGGGGAGCATAAGAGATGGGCTTTCAGAACAAAAAGCTTAA
- a CDS encoding UDP-N-acetylmuramoyl-tripeptide--D-alanyl-D-alanine ligase (PFAM: Mur ligase family, glutamate ligase domain; Mur ligase family, catalytic domain; Mur ligase middle domain~TIGRFAM: UDP-N-acetylmuramoyl-tripeptide--D-alanyl-D-alanine ligase~COGs: COG0770 UDP-N-acetylmuramyl pentapeptide synthase~InterPro IPR005863: IPR000713: IPR013221: IPR004101~KEGG: aco:Amico_0815 UDP-N-acetylmuramoylalanyl-D-glutamyl-2,6-diamin opimelate/D-alanyl-D-alanylligase~PFAM: Mur ligase middle domain protein; cytoplasmic peptidoglycan synthetase domain protein~SPTR:UDP-N-acetylmuramoyl-tripeptide--D-alanyl-D-al anineligase;~TIGRFAM:UDP-N-acetylmuramoylalanyl-D-glutamyl-2,6-d iaminopimelate/D-alanyl-D-alanylligase): protein MELARFVSLEEVAEVLNAKFIKGEKTFLGTPLSVDTRTMKEGQGFIALKGSKVDGHKYVKDAIDKNASYLIVEEAKLDEILPTAIQKQVSLLAVKDTSLALKKLAQFIFSEKSNLKEVISITGTAGKTTTRECLAAALGSAFKVHSAIKSYNTWIGCALTIASMPIDTEILILEMGTNHPGEIMEMVELFPPSIGVITSVGPGHLEGLGDINGVIKAKSELLASNKLHTFYYNADIPLLEEAVENYPSTFEKIGVGFERGKVRLAVERFFLNEEGANLRVTVSEKDMNHVFDSLLFGLQNAYSIGFAVSVSRHLSLEVEDIAEALKRVSPLDGRGKIGKTLRGAVYIDETYNANPLSLKAAMDNLKMLEVKGKKILVLGSMKELGEYSAYWHQVILEEANFADLVVLVGDEWPSRDLGPNFVKCESNQEAALLLREKLNPEDVVLLKGSRSNKLEEIIYDLRGL from the coding sequence ATGGAATTAGCCAGATTCGTATCTTTGGAAGAGGTGGCGGAAGTATTAAATGCCAAATTTATAAAAGGGGAAAAGACCTTTTTAGGTACCCCTTTGAGCGTTGATACCAGGACAATGAAGGAAGGGCAGGGCTTTATTGCCCTTAAAGGTTCCAAAGTGGACGGGCACAAGTATGTGAAAGACGCCATTGATAAAAACGCAAGTTATTTGATCGTAGAAGAAGCGAAACTAGATGAAATTTTGCCAACGGCAATACAGAAGCAAGTTTCGTTGCTAGCAGTTAAAGATACAAGCCTTGCTCTTAAAAAGCTCGCGCAGTTCATTTTTAGTGAAAAAAGCAACCTAAAAGAGGTCATTTCGATTACTGGCACCGCTGGGAAGACCACCACTCGGGAGTGCCTAGCGGCCGCTCTAGGTTCAGCGTTTAAAGTTCATTCCGCCATAAAAAGCTATAACACCTGGATAGGGTGCGCTTTGACTATTGCTTCTATGCCCATTGATACAGAGATCCTAATCCTTGAGATGGGCACCAACCATCCTGGCGAAATAATGGAAATGGTTGAATTATTCCCTCCATCCATAGGAGTGATTACTTCAGTGGGGCCTGGTCATCTGGAGGGGTTAGGAGACATCAATGGGGTGATAAAGGCTAAAAGTGAACTTTTGGCATCCAACAAACTTCATACTTTTTATTACAATGCCGACATTCCTCTTTTGGAAGAAGCAGTAGAAAACTATCCCTCAACTTTTGAGAAGATAGGTGTGGGTTTTGAAAGAGGTAAAGTAAGATTGGCTGTAGAAAGATTTTTCCTTAACGAAGAAGGTGCAAACCTTAGAGTAACAGTCTCGGAAAAGGACATGAACCATGTTTTTGATTCATTGCTATTTGGTCTCCAAAACGCCTACTCAATAGGTTTCGCTGTATCAGTATCAAGACACCTATCATTAGAGGTAGAGGATATCGCTGAAGCTTTAAAGCGGGTTTCGCCTCTTGATGGAAGAGGCAAGATAGGAAAGACTTTAAGGGGAGCCGTCTATATTGATGAAACATATAACGCAAATCCATTGTCATTGAAAGCTGCAATGGACAACTTGAAAATGCTCGAGGTTAAAGGGAAAAAAATATTAGTGCTCGGCAGCATGAAGGAGTTAGGTGAATATAGCGCTTATTGGCACCAAGTCATTTTAGAAGAAGCTAATTTTGCGGATTTAGTTGTTCTAGTTGGTGATGAGTGGCCCTCTAGAGATCTAGGCCCTAACTTTGTCAAATGTGAAAGTAACCAAGAGGCAGCATTGTTATTGAGAGAAAAACTGAACCCAGAAGATGTAGTTCTATTGAAGGGGTCAAGAAGCAACAAGTTGGAAGAAATAATTTACGACTTGAGGGGTTTATGA
- a CDS encoding UDP-N-acetylmuramoylalanyl-D-glutamate--2,6-diaminopimelate ligase (PFAM: Mur ligase family, glutamate ligase domain; Mur ligase family, catalytic domain; Mur ligase middle domain~TIGRFAM: UDP-N-acetylmuramyl-tripeptide synthetase~COGs: COG0769 UDP-N-acetylmuramyl tripeptide synthase~InterProIPR018109: IPR005761: IPR000713: IPR013221: IPR 004101~KEGG: aco:Amico_0814 UDP-N-acetylmuramyl-tripeptide synthetase~PFAM: Mur ligase middle domain protein; cytoplasmic peptidoglycan synthetase domain protein~SPTR: UDP-N-acetylmuramoylalanyl-D-glutamyl-2, 6-diaminopimelate ligase;~TIGRFAM: UDP-N-acetylmuramyl-tripeptide synthetase), whose product MIKLKDLIAFLEAKGHLKEIYIPDGYREKWLSQEISDCFHDSKEVTKGSIFACIRGSKFDGHDYVESARQKGASAILAEKTVKVDVPCIVVSDVRSVLGEVASAVHDFPSEKLIMIAVTGTNGKTTTTYMTRTILEASGIKTGLIGTVIYDDGRNVSEASRTTPEASDVQRLLRNMINNGCKACVMEASSHGIAQGRLSGCRYDVAVFTNLTPEHLDYHGDMESYFKTKSTLFENFMKNGKGRFVINEDDEYGKILIDKHKDKTIAFTLREPRLVAKEHLKGVIKGMDLWGTSIEVKSSIEGYNGLFLNLPTIGEYNAANALGAVGTAAFLGVEPKLVRDALKEMRSVPGRLEKYIFENGPTAVIDYAHTPDALEKALSTLRKVCKGNLWVVFGLGGNRYQDNRPEMGKVASRLSDRIVITVDNPRNEDPRQIAMQIKEGADKIAGAQVDIILDRKEAVFYALDNAENDDIVLIAGKGPERNIIYADKVIPYNDGEAVEEWSVLRGRKKWN is encoded by the coding sequence ATGATCAAATTAAAAGACCTGATAGCTTTTCTTGAGGCGAAAGGACATTTAAAAGAAATTTACATTCCAGATGGTTACAGAGAAAAATGGTTGAGTCAGGAAATTAGCGACTGCTTTCACGACTCGAAGGAAGTGACAAAAGGGTCCATATTTGCATGTATAAGGGGTAGTAAGTTCGATGGACATGATTACGTCGAAAGCGCTCGTCAAAAGGGGGCGTCAGCCATCTTGGCTGAAAAAACGGTAAAAGTGGATGTTCCTTGTATTGTAGTGAGTGATGTGCGTAGTGTACTAGGTGAAGTAGCCAGTGCAGTTCATGATTTTCCATCGGAAAAATTGATAATGATCGCCGTGACAGGTACGAACGGTAAAACAACTACGACATATATGACTAGAACCATTTTGGAAGCCTCAGGGATCAAAACAGGTTTAATCGGCACAGTTATCTATGATGATGGTCGTAATGTGTCCGAAGCTTCGCGTACTACGCCTGAAGCCTCAGATGTTCAGCGACTGCTCAGAAACATGATCAATAACGGGTGTAAAGCCTGTGTTATGGAAGCATCATCTCATGGCATTGCTCAGGGCAGGCTCAGTGGATGTAGGTACGATGTGGCTGTATTCACTAATTTGACACCAGAGCACCTGGATTACCATGGAGATATGGAGTCTTATTTCAAGACTAAGTCCACATTATTTGAAAACTTTATGAAAAATGGGAAAGGTCGTTTTGTAATAAATGAGGACGATGAGTATGGGAAAATTTTGATCGACAAACATAAAGATAAAACCATTGCTTTTACGTTAAGAGAGCCAAGATTGGTTGCAAAAGAACATCTCAAGGGCGTTATAAAGGGAATGGACCTATGGGGTACTTCCATTGAGGTTAAGTCATCAATAGAAGGATACAATGGCCTGTTTTTAAATCTTCCTACGATTGGTGAGTACAACGCTGCAAACGCCCTTGGGGCAGTTGGGACTGCAGCGTTTTTGGGAGTAGAACCGAAATTAGTTAGAGATGCTCTTAAAGAAATGAGAAGCGTTCCTGGAAGGCTTGAAAAGTACATATTTGAAAATGGTCCTACTGCGGTAATAGATTATGCTCACACTCCTGATGCCTTAGAGAAGGCTTTGAGTACCCTCAGAAAGGTTTGCAAGGGTAACCTTTGGGTTGTGTTCGGTTTGGGTGGAAATAGGTATCAAGATAATCGTCCAGAGATGGGTAAGGTGGCTTCCAGGCTGTCCGATAGAATAGTTATAACCGTGGATAATCCCAGGAATGAAGATCCCCGGCAAATAGCTATGCAAATTAAAGAAGGAGCTGATAAAATAGCCGGGGCTCAGGTAGACATAATTCTTGATAGGAAAGAGGCGGTTTTCTACGCCCTAGACAATGCTGAAAACGACGACATTGTCTTAATAGCTGGTAAAGGGCCCGAAAGGAACATTATATACGCCGATAAAGTCATTCCTTACAACGATGGGGAAGCTGTAGAGGAGTGGAGTGTTTTGAGAGGTAGGAAAAAATGGAATTAG
- a CDS encoding UDP-N-acetylmuramoylalanine--D-glutamate ligase (PFAM: Mur ligase family, glutamate ligase domain; Mur ligase middle domain~TIGRFAM: UDP-N-acetylmuramoylalanine--D-glutamate ligase~COGs: COG0771 UDP-N-acetylmuramoylalanine-D-glutamate ligase~InterPro IPR018109: IPR005762: IPR013221: IPR004101~KEGG: aco:Amico_0817 UDP-N-acetylmuramoylalanine/D-glutamate ligase~PFAM: Mur ligase middle domain protein; cytoplasmic peptidoglycan synthetase domain protein~SPTR: UDP-N-acetylmuramoyl-L-alanine--D-glutamate ligase;~TIGRFAM: UDP-N-acetylmuramoylalanine/D-glutamate ligase): MENKKLNGLHEGCKLTIIGAGVSGRALASLAVRLGFSVFVTDKAEINPKTKEIIKRYGIEYEERGHTEKALEADALVLSSGISPRAPIIEGALKRGIPVVGELDFVFPHLKSKVIGVTGTNGKTTTTSLIAHLLTNGGFEAEAVGNIGNALADYAFSDHEWLVVEVSSFQLYWSQYASFDISVITNIAPDHLDWHGSYEEYFASKTKIFNLTSDNGIGICQARDVEEIKKQLNRPLKIIPFVDNKNKVVDWPEGIYFEDGQCVLRDDSKIRLFDVSNVHLIGTHNLENAAMSAVVAYYSGLDPQVIEEGIDSFKALPHRCEEVANKNGIRYVNDSKGTNVSSTVAALNSIEGKKIIILGGKGKGEDYGPLAEAVKEHTEAAILMGEEKIKIAEALSRKGYTNFHLANSMEEAVEKAVSLASPGCTVLLSPACTSWDMYENYKARGEHFRKVVNELTD; encoded by the coding sequence TTGGAAAACAAGAAACTGAACGGATTGCATGAAGGCTGTAAATTAACAATCATTGGAGCAGGAGTTAGTGGGAGAGCTTTAGCTTCTTTAGCAGTGCGTTTAGGCTTTTCTGTTTTTGTTACTGATAAGGCAGAGATAAATCCGAAGACCAAGGAAATTATAAAGAGATACGGAATAGAGTATGAGGAGAGAGGGCACACAGAGAAAGCCTTGGAAGCTGATGCCTTGGTTTTGAGTTCAGGAATATCCCCCAGAGCACCCATAATTGAGGGTGCTCTAAAGAGAGGGATACCGGTTGTTGGAGAACTTGACTTTGTTTTTCCACATCTAAAAAGTAAGGTGATAGGCGTAACAGGGACAAATGGTAAGACAACCACTACTTCCCTTATAGCCCACCTGTTAACCAATGGTGGATTTGAGGCTGAAGCCGTAGGCAATATAGGTAATGCTTTGGCCGATTATGCGTTTTCTGACCACGAGTGGTTAGTAGTAGAAGTGAGTAGTTTTCAACTTTATTGGAGTCAATATGCTAGCTTCGATATTTCGGTGATAACAAACATCGCACCAGACCATCTTGATTGGCATGGTTCTTACGAAGAATATTTCGCCTCCAAAACTAAAATATTTAATTTGACCAGTGACAATGGCATAGGTATATGCCAAGCGCGAGATGTGGAAGAGATAAAAAAACAATTAAACAGACCTCTCAAGATAATTCCCTTTGTTGATAATAAGAATAAAGTTGTTGATTGGCCTGAGGGGATATATTTTGAGGATGGACAATGTGTATTACGTGATGATAGCAAGATCAGACTCTTTGATGTGAGTAATGTGCATTTGATAGGGACTCACAACCTAGAGAACGCAGCGATGTCTGCTGTAGTAGCTTACTATTCGGGGCTAGATCCCCAAGTCATAGAAGAGGGTATAGATAGTTTTAAGGCTTTACCTCATAGATGTGAGGAGGTAGCTAATAAAAATGGAATAAGATATGTCAACGATTCTAAAGGGACCAATGTGTCTTCAACCGTTGCTGCACTAAATTCTATAGAAGGCAAGAAAATAATCATCTTGGGCGGTAAGGGTAAAGGGGAAGATTACGGACCTCTTGCAGAAGCTGTAAAAGAGCACACGGAAGCAGCAATTCTAATGGGAGAAGAAAAAATTAAGATAGCCGAAGCACTAAGTCGAAAAGGATACACAAATTTCCATTTAGCAAATTCTATGGAAGAAGCCGTTGAAAAAGCAGTAAGCTTGGCTTCTCCTGGATGTACTGTCCTGCTTTCGCCTGCGTGTACGAGTTGGGACATGTATGAAAACTACAAGGCAAGAGGTGAACATTTCCGAAAAGTCGTGAATGAGTTAACCGATTGA